Genomic window (Bradyrhizobium sp. 186):
GTCGTGCTTTATGATGACCTCGCATCCGGCGCGATCCTGGATCTGGCACGGCCCGGCGCCAATCTCGTCGCGGTGGGGAAAAGGGCCGGGCGGCCCTCGACCAAGCAGCACCATGTCAACCGCCTGCTGGTCGACTATGCCGCGACCGGGTTGCGCGTCGTGCGCCTGAAGTCGGGCGATGCAGGCATTTTCGGGCGGCTCGAGGAGGAACTCGAGACGCTCCGCGACGCCGGCATCGGCTACGAGATCATTCCCGGCGTCACCTCGGCTTGCGTTGCGGCCGCGCAAGCTGGCATTCCCCTGACCCGGCGCCACACCTCACGCCGGGTGCAATTCGTAACCGGGGCCGATGTCACCGGCGAACTGCCGCAGAACCTGAATTGGGCGGCACTGGCCGATCCGGAGGCGACGACCGTGGTCTATATGGGCCGGCGGACCTTTCCGGCGCTTGCCGCAAAATTGATCGGGCACGGGCTCGCCCCAAGCACGCCGGCGCTGTTCGCCGAATCCCTCGGGCGTTCCGACGAGCGGCTGGTCCGCACCACCATCGCCGAACTGGCCGAGCAGCTTGCGCGGGGTGGCGCGGCCTCCACGGCGGCTGTCATCCTGTTCGGCGCGCTCGCGGGAGAATATCCGTCATGATGCCCTCGGCCGCCCGTCGCCCCTTGACGCCCGGCTTGCGAAAGGGGCACACAGGAGACGCATGGTGCTCGACGTGGCGCAAAGCGCCGGAGCATAATCGGGAATGGGGATGGGCGGACCCAGTTGCGGCGCCCCAAACCCCAGCCGCCCCCGCGACTGTAAGCGGTGAGGGACTCCGATCCGCCACTGGGCCGCAAGGTTCGGGAAGGCCGGAGAACCCCAGTGAACCGCGAGCCAGGAGACCGGCCGTGCGTGTTTTGACGTCAAGGCCGTCGGGTGTGACGGCAGGAAGGATTTGAGCCATGCATGTCGAACCCGGAGTCGTGACGGGCGCCAAGCTCGTGTTGAGTTATGCAACGGGCATCGCCGCAGGCGGCGTTGCCCTTAAACTAGCGGTCGAGACGATGCGCGAGCAAGGCATCGGTTCGTTCGCGGCGCGGACGCTCGCCACCACGGGCCTTGTGTTCACCTTCTTCGAGATCCTGCCGCACTACCCGGTCGGGGTGTCCGAAGTGCACTTCATCCTCGGCTCGACCTTGTTCCTGCTGTTCGGCGCAGCACCGGCGGCCTTCGGCCTCGCGCTCGGCCTGCTGCTCCAGGGCGTGTTCTTCGTGCCGACCGATCTGCCGCAATATGGCATGAACGTCACCACGATCCTGGTGCCGCTGTTCGCGATCCAGGCGATCGCCACGCGGATCATTCCGCGCAACACCGCCTATGTCGATCTGCAATATCGCCAGGCGCTGGCGCTCTCGACCACGTATCAGTCCGGCGTCATCGCCTGGGTGGCGTTCTGGGCGCTCTATGGTTCCGGCTTTGGTGCGGCCAACCTCGCCAACATCGCAACCTTCGCAGCGTCCTATGCGCTCGTTATCGTGATCGAGCCGCTGGCTGATCTCGCGGTACTGGCGCTGGCGAAGTCGTTGCGTGGGGTTACCGCGCCCGGCCTCGTCACCCCGCGTTTGCACAACGCGGCCTAGAGACAAGCGAATGGGCGGCCGTTGCGGCCGCCCTTCGCAGGTAAGATGCTCACGCTCTCCCTGATAGGCATCGGTTGCGGCGATCCCGAGCAGCTCACGCGCGCCGCGATCCGTGCCATCAACGCTGCCGATCTCGTCCTGATCCCGCGCAAGGGGACTGCGAAATCCGATCTCGCCGATCTGCGACGGACGATCTGCGCGGACGTGCTCACCAGCGACAAGACAGGCATCGTCGAGTTCGATCTTCCGGTGCGCGACGCGGGCGAGGCAGATTACCGCAAGGGCGTGGACGATTGGCATGATGCAGTCGCCGCGACCTGGTCGCAAACGATCGCGAACCATCTCGGGCGCGAGGGCAAGGTCGCGCTGCTGATCTGGGGCGATCCCTCGCTCTACGACTCCTCGCTGCGCATTGCGCGTCGGCTCGATCCGTTGCCGAAGATCGAAGTCATCCCCGGCATCACATCGATCCAGGCGCTCTGTGCGGCACACGCGCTGCCGCTCAACGATATCGGCGAGCCGTTCCTGGTCACGACCGGGCGGCGCTTGCGCGAGGGCGGTTGGCCGCAAGGCACCGACACCGTGGTCGTGATGCTCGACGGCGAAACCGCATTCCAGTCGCTCGATCCGGCGGGGCTGCACATCTGGTGGGGCGCCTATCTCGGCATGCCTGATCAGATCGTCATGTCCGGCGCGCTTGCCGAGGTCGGCCCGCACATTGTCGCCGTGCGGCAGGAAGCGCGCGAGCGGCACGGCTGGATCATGGACAGCTACATTCTCAAGCGCAGGCCGTGAGGCAAGCGAGGCAGCATGCTCCCCGAATGGGTCTACCGGAAATGCCCAGATATCTCCGCGGTCCATCGCGAGGCGGCGATCG
Coding sequences:
- a CDS encoding energy-coupling factor ABC transporter permease; this translates as MHVEPGVVTGAKLVLSYATGIAAGGVALKLAVETMREQGIGSFAARTLATTGLVFTFFEILPHYPVGVSEVHFILGSTLFLLFGAAPAAFGLALGLLLQGVFFVPTDLPQYGMNVTTILVPLFAIQAIATRIIPRNTAYVDLQYRQALALSTTYQSGVIAWVAFWALYGSGFGAANLANIATFAASYALVIVIEPLADLAVLALAKSLRGVTAPGLVTPRLHNAA
- the cobA gene encoding uroporphyrinogen-III C-methyltransferase; this translates as MSGFVTFISAGPGDPELLTLKGAARLRQADVVLYDDLASGAILDLARPGANLVAVGKRAGRPSTKQHHVNRLLVDYAATGLRVVRLKSGDAGIFGRLEEELETLRDAGIGYEIIPGVTSACVAAAQAGIPLTRRHTSRRVQFVTGADVTGELPQNLNWAALADPEATTVVYMGRRTFPALAAKLIGHGLAPSTPALFAESLGRSDERLVRTTIAELAEQLARGGAASTAAVILFGALAGEYPS
- the cobF gene encoding precorrin-6A synthase (deacetylating), which encodes MLTLSLIGIGCGDPEQLTRAAIRAINAADLVLIPRKGTAKSDLADLRRTICADVLTSDKTGIVEFDLPVRDAGEADYRKGVDDWHDAVAATWSQTIANHLGREGKVALLIWGDPSLYDSSLRIARRLDPLPKIEVIPGITSIQALCAAHALPLNDIGEPFLVTTGRRLREGGWPQGTDTVVVMLDGETAFQSLDPAGLHIWWGAYLGMPDQIVMSGALAEVGPHIVAVRQEARERHGWIMDSYILKRRP